The following are encoded together in the Panicum virgatum strain AP13 chromosome 6K, P.virgatum_v5, whole genome shotgun sequence genome:
- the LOC120713139 gene encoding uncharacterized protein LOC120713139 isoform X1, with amino-acid sequence MVIRSCSSFLRGLLISRAAWRRQYPLFLALRPPVPPPPTRFSSSSSSRRSAKRSAAKTPMDSAAAGEPFYVVRKGDVIGIYKTLSECQAQVSNSVCDPSVTVFKGYSLRKDTEEYLAARGLRNALYAIDAADARDELFDDLVPCPFQQPDAAASSTLKRPHEIETGPSKKHPKVDEQEPLPDSHLSCILEFDGASKGNPGKAGAGAIIRRLDGSVIAQLREGLGIATNNAAEYRALILGLKYAAKKGFKYIRAQGDSKLVCNQVQDLWRARNDNMAGLCKKVKELKGTFQLFQIRHVLRDYNSAADAQANFAVELPVGEVQEQSNFPC; translated from the exons ATGGTGATTCGGAGCTGCTCTTCTTTCCTCCGTGGACTGCTGATTTCCAGAGCGGCGTGGAGGAGGCAGTACCCCCTCTTCCTGGCTCTCAGGCCTcctgtcccgccgccgcccacacgcttctcctcctcctcctcctcacggCGCTCCGCCAAGAGATCCGCCGCAAAGACGCCAATGGACTCCGCAGCAGCCGGCGAGCCCTTCTACGTCGTCCGCAAGGGGGACGTCATCGGCATCTACAAGACCCTCAGCGAGTGCCAAGCTCAAGTCAGCAATTCG GTTTGCGACCCTTCCGTCACTGTCTTCAAAGGCTACTCTCTGCGCAAAGACACCGAGGAATATCTCGCTGCGCGCGGGTTAAGGAACGCCCTCTACGCCATTGACGCAGCAGATGCACGAGATGAATTGTTCGACGATCTAGTTCCCTGCCCTTTCCAG CAACCTGATGCAGCTGCATCCTCAACTTTGAAAAGGCCACACGAGATT GAAACTGGACCATCAAAGAAGCATCCCAAAGTTGATGAGCAGGAACCATTACCTGATAGTCAT CTCTCTTGTATTCTTGAATTTGATGGTGCTTCTAAGGGAAATCCTGGGAAAGCAGGTGCTGGAGCAATAATAAGGCGGTTAGATGGTTCTGTG ATTGCTCAACTACGTGAGGGTCTGGGTATTGCAACCAACAACGCCGCTGAATATCGTGCACTGATCCTGGGGCTGAAATATGCAGCCAAAAAAGGATTCAAGTATATCCGTGCTCAAGGAGATTCTAAGCTTGTCTGTAACCAG GTCCAAGATCTCTGGCGTGCTAGGAATGATAATATGGCTGGCTTGTGCAAGAAAGTTAAGGAGCTGAAGGGGACATTTCAGTTATTTCAAATCAGGCATGTTTTGAGG GATTACAACTCAGCTGCCGATGCTCAAGCTAACTTTGCAGTCGAACTTCCTG TCGGTGAAGTTCAAGAGCAGTCAAACTTTCCATGCTAG
- the LOC120713139 gene encoding uncharacterized protein LOC120713139 isoform X3 produces MDSAAAGEPFYVVRKGDVIGIYKTLSECQAQVSNSVCDPSVTVFKGYSLRKDTEEYLAARGLRNALYAIDAADARDELFDDLVPCPFQQPDAAASSTLKRPHEIETGPSKKHPKVDEQEPLPDSHLSCILEFDGASKGNPGKAGAGAIIRRLDGSVIAQLREGLGIATNNAAEYRALILGLKYAAKKGFKYIRAQGDSKLVCNQVQDLWRARNDNMAGLCKKVKELKGTFQLFQIRHVLRDYNSAADAQANFAVELPVGEVQEQSNFPC; encoded by the exons ATGGACTCCGCAGCAGCCGGCGAGCCCTTCTACGTCGTCCGCAAGGGGGACGTCATCGGCATCTACAAGACCCTCAGCGAGTGCCAAGCTCAAGTCAGCAATTCG GTTTGCGACCCTTCCGTCACTGTCTTCAAAGGCTACTCTCTGCGCAAAGACACCGAGGAATATCTCGCTGCGCGCGGGTTAAGGAACGCCCTCTACGCCATTGACGCAGCAGATGCACGAGATGAATTGTTCGACGATCTAGTTCCCTGCCCTTTCCAG CAACCTGATGCAGCTGCATCCTCAACTTTGAAAAGGCCACACGAGATT GAAACTGGACCATCAAAGAAGCATCCCAAAGTTGATGAGCAGGAACCATTACCTGATAGTCAT CTCTCTTGTATTCTTGAATTTGATGGTGCTTCTAAGGGAAATCCTGGGAAAGCAGGTGCTGGAGCAATAATAAGGCGGTTAGATGGTTCTGTG ATTGCTCAACTACGTGAGGGTCTGGGTATTGCAACCAACAACGCCGCTGAATATCGTGCACTGATCCTGGGGCTGAAATATGCAGCCAAAAAAGGATTCAAGTATATCCGTGCTCAAGGAGATTCTAAGCTTGTCTGTAACCAG GTCCAAGATCTCTGGCGTGCTAGGAATGATAATATGGCTGGCTTGTGCAAGAAAGTTAAGGAGCTGAAGGGGACATTTCAGTTATTTCAAATCAGGCATGTTTTGAGG GATTACAACTCAGCTGCCGATGCTCAAGCTAACTTTGCAGTCGAACTTCCTG TCGGTGAAGTTCAAGAGCAGTCAAACTTTCCATGCTAG
- the LOC120713139 gene encoding uncharacterized protein LOC120713139 isoform X2: MVIRSCSSFLRGLLISRAAWRRQYPLFLALRPPVPPPPTRFSSSSSSRRSAKRSAAKTPMDSAAAGEPFYVVRKGDVIGIYKTLSECQAQVCDPSVTVFKGYSLRKDTEEYLAARGLRNALYAIDAADARDELFDDLVPCPFQQPDAAASSTLKRPHEIETGPSKKHPKVDEQEPLPDSHLSCILEFDGASKGNPGKAGAGAIIRRLDGSVIAQLREGLGIATNNAAEYRALILGLKYAAKKGFKYIRAQGDSKLVCNQVQDLWRARNDNMAGLCKKVKELKGTFQLFQIRHVLRDYNSAADAQANFAVELPVGEVQEQSNFPC, translated from the exons ATGGTGATTCGGAGCTGCTCTTCTTTCCTCCGTGGACTGCTGATTTCCAGAGCGGCGTGGAGGAGGCAGTACCCCCTCTTCCTGGCTCTCAGGCCTcctgtcccgccgccgcccacacgcttctcctcctcctcctcctcacggCGCTCCGCCAAGAGATCCGCCGCAAAGACGCCAATGGACTCCGCAGCAGCCGGCGAGCCCTTCTACGTCGTCCGCAAGGGGGACGTCATCGGCATCTACAAGACCCTCAGCGAGTGCCAAGCTCAA GTTTGCGACCCTTCCGTCACTGTCTTCAAAGGCTACTCTCTGCGCAAAGACACCGAGGAATATCTCGCTGCGCGCGGGTTAAGGAACGCCCTCTACGCCATTGACGCAGCAGATGCACGAGATGAATTGTTCGACGATCTAGTTCCCTGCCCTTTCCAG CAACCTGATGCAGCTGCATCCTCAACTTTGAAAAGGCCACACGAGATT GAAACTGGACCATCAAAGAAGCATCCCAAAGTTGATGAGCAGGAACCATTACCTGATAGTCAT CTCTCTTGTATTCTTGAATTTGATGGTGCTTCTAAGGGAAATCCTGGGAAAGCAGGTGCTGGAGCAATAATAAGGCGGTTAGATGGTTCTGTG ATTGCTCAACTACGTGAGGGTCTGGGTATTGCAACCAACAACGCCGCTGAATATCGTGCACTGATCCTGGGGCTGAAATATGCAGCCAAAAAAGGATTCAAGTATATCCGTGCTCAAGGAGATTCTAAGCTTGTCTGTAACCAG GTCCAAGATCTCTGGCGTGCTAGGAATGATAATATGGCTGGCTTGTGCAAGAAAGTTAAGGAGCTGAAGGGGACATTTCAGTTATTTCAAATCAGGCATGTTTTGAGG GATTACAACTCAGCTGCCGATGCTCAAGCTAACTTTGCAGTCGAACTTCCTG TCGGTGAAGTTCAAGAGCAGTCAAACTTTCCATGCTAG